Below is a genomic region from Mucilaginibacter auburnensis.
AGGAATTTTTAGAATATAAATAAAAGTATAATTTCAAGTCATTACCTTACTTAACCGCCTGTTTCGCAATTTCACTTTTTGCGCGCTCCAGCTCTTTATCTACTCCGCTTAAATACTCATTGATGGAGTAAGAAATTGCAATGTCGGGCATCACTCCTCTGCCTTCAGTATTGTCAGGAACCGGTGATTCCATTTGAACGGTGCGCAACTGTAATATCATGCCCGAATGTGGTGTCGTCACGTCTTTTGTTAAACCACCCATTAGCGCGTTACGGCCTCCGCCGGTTTCTTCGCCTATAATCACGGCATTGCCTAATCCCTGCAAATTTGCTGCTAACAAACTTGCAGCAGAAAACGTACAACCATTGACCAATACAAACAATTTTCCTCTAAAATTCGCTGATTGAGGAGTAACAGGTATTGCGCTTCCATATTTTACACGCTCATCTGGCGTTTTAGTTTTGTCGTTTAACACGTTATTATCTACTTTGGCAAAAAGGGATGGCCGACTGATCAGGTAAGAAAACAGGTTTGTAACCGCAATAAAATCTCCACCATGGTTGTTACGCAGGTCAAGAATGAGTGACGTAGTTCTGGTATTTGACAGTCTCCAAAAAACTGAAGCGTATGGTGACAGTAAATCTCCCATCACACCAGATTGGATTTGACCGGGCATCCCATCAAATGGCATCCTCGGGAATGACCCTATCTTTAAATAACCCGTCCCATTTGGTAATAATTTAAAATCTGAGGTTACCTCGCCGATCGGCTGTGGAGGGGTTTTGCGTGGCAAAGCTTTAACTTCAACTAACCGTTCAGTATCATTAAACTTAACTTTAAATAAAATATTCTTTTTAAGGCCGTATAACTGGGTAAAAAGGTCGGGAATCAAACCCATATTTAATGCCTGGGATTTAAAAGTTTGGTTATATCCGTCGGATGGGATAACAGAAAAAAAATCAGCTAACATTTTAGCGGCCGCAATGCCATTAATAGACAATACTTCCGCTCCTGACGGAATTACAACATTCGTTTCAGAAGCACCAGTGATATACAATCTACCCTGTAAAACCCTGTATTTAAATTGCTCAATGGGGTAGATATTTATAGCGGCTGCTTTTGCCGCCTCAACTTCGGTGTTGCTAAGGTTGATACGTATAGAAAGATGACCGTCGCCGATTGATGATAGCACACTTGCTATGCCAAGTCGCAGCGCTATATTCGTTACAGGCCGTTTGAGGCTGCTTTTAAGGCTGTCAATCTTGTTGTCAAATGCCTGCTTGCTAATGTATCGATATAAGTTTGGATGCTCTTTTTCTAAAGAGTTCCTGATGAAATCAATATCCGCCCGGGCATCCTTAACAGAATTTATTTTATCATAAGAAGGGCAATGCAATTGCGCTTGCAATTGGCCGGAAAAGCATGTTAAAAAAACAAATATGGAGAGCGCCCAATATTTCATTTACGGATTTTGTTTGGTGAGCTATAGGTGGTAGCTTTTTTGAACTGCGTTGGCATATCGGCTCAATTTTCAGGAAATATTTGACTCAATTTTTTTGACAATTCTTCGCCGAGTAAATTGATCGCGATTATTTTCCCATCAGGATCTATCAAAAAGTTTGAAGGTACAGCATTTATATTATACAAAACCGCTGCCTCGTTACCCTGACCTTTAAGATCACTTATTTGCGGCCAGGTCAAATTGTCATTTTTGATCGTATTAATCCATGTTTGTCTATTAACATCCGTAGATACGCCAATAATTTCAAATCCTGATTTGGAAAATTTTTTATATATTTTCACAAGCTGCGGGTTTTCTTCACGGCACGGTCCGCACCATGATGCCCAAAATTCCAGTAAAACAAATTTGCCCCTGTAATCAGATAGCGCTACATTTTTGTTATTCTTGTCTGATTGAACAAAATCAGGCGCTAATTTTCCTATACCGAGCGCCGAAGAATTTTTTTGAATCCCTTTTACGGAACGTGTATACTGCGAATCTTTTAATTTACCATCAAACATATTCAATAAATGTTCAACTTCTGACGGATTTAACAATTTGGTCAACGCCAGATGGTTAAGCAATATCATACCGTAAACATTATTAAGATTGCGCAATATTTCTGTTTTATAAAGTTCTGTAATTACACGTCTTATACTATCGGCTTCTGTAAATTTAGAGGCAACTAAAAACTGCGTTCTTTCCTCTTTTAGCGGCGTTACCAATGTTTGTATCTGATGAAGCTTAACGTTTATTTCAGATCCTGATACTTCCATTGACGTAATTTCTTCCACCTTTCCTGTTATTACAACATCACTATTATCCACCCAAAAAGCCGGCGAACAAAAACTTTTTCCGTCGCCTCCGTTGTCTTTAGTTGATGCTATGAGAAGGCCGGCAGGTTCACCAAAATAATTGAATACAAGCGCACCATTTTTTGCATTGCACGAATCAATACCGCTCTGACTTGTGCTGTTTATGTAATAGCGCCCATTCGTTAATCCTTTTATATGAGCTGTTATTTTAATGTGTTTTTTTAACAGCGTTTGAGCGTGCGTTGAGGTAATAAATAATAGCGATACCGCGGCTATGAAAAGAGCCTTACGGCGGTAAATGATAGAAAGTATATATACCATAAGTTTAGGTTTTGATAAATGTAGTGATTTTGCAAATAATAGCAAATTGAGATAGCTTTCCAAATTTCTATTTATAAACAAAGACGGCCGAAGCACAACCCTAAAAAGGGTGCGCTCCGGCCGCTTCACTAAAACAGATACCTCTAACTGAATTAAGGTTTTAAAACATCATCAATAAGGTGTACCACACCGTTGGTAGCTACCATATCGGTAGCTGTGATGTTTGCAGCAGTTGTGTTACTGTTACCTTTAACTTTTGCACCGCCCGATAGCGTAATTTTAACTTTAGCGCCGTTTAAAGTGGTTGGTTCGGCACCTTCAGTAAGGTTACTTGACAATACACGTGCAGCAATTACATGGTAGGTTAAAATAGAAGCTAATGTGTTAGGATCAGCAGTTTGAATAGAAGCAATTGAGCTGAAACCTGCTTTTATAAAAGCTGCGTTGGTTGGCGCAAACACAGTGTACGGACCATTACCGCTTAACACCTGTGCAACATTGGTACTACCTGTACTGGCACGAACTATAGCAGCAACCAAAAAGGTTAAATTAGTATTGCCCTGAGCCATTGCCACAATGTTAGCCGATGGCGGCATAATAACTTTGTTGATTATATGCACAATACCGTTTGATGCCTGTATATCTGCTTGTTTAACAACTGCGCCATTAATAGACACTGCACTGCCATTTTTAACCACATAAGCTTTGGCGGTGTTTACCGTAGTAACTTCGGTGGTACCGGCAGCTATGCTGGCTGCTGTATATTGCTGACCAAGCACATGGTATAGCAATACTGCTCTTAACTGATCAACCGGCATAGCATTGATCTTTTCAACAGTACCAAGGTCGGCCGCTATAAATGCATCATTGTCGGGAGCAAAAACGGTGAATGTGCCTGACCCGGCTAATGTTTCAGCAAGACCGGCGCGAACTACAGCTGCGCGCAATAATGATAAATTCGCATTTGCTGATACTAACGCTGTGATGTTAGCATTGGCATTAGGATCAATGTTGTCGTTGTTTTTTGTGCAAGAAGAAAATAGACCGGCTGTAACCAGTAAAGCCGCTGCAAAAAGTTTAAGTTTTCTCATAGTGATTCGTATTAGTTAATATTTAAATCATAGGAGTTAAACACATTTCTAAAAACGTTGTTTTTAATTGTCTAAATATTTAATGTATTTTATTAGACAAAATTTACCACTTTTAGTGCTATGAGTTTTAAAACGAGTTTATCAGAGTACAAAAATCGTTTCACCCGTCTCATTTTCGTTTCACAGAAAAACGTTATTGAATTAAAAATCAGATTCTTACGATAAAAATCGTCTCACATCGTTTCATATCTTCAGTGAGACGATGGAACGGCTAATCATTATTTGCGTTAGCTATATAATGCCGTCTGTCGCAATCGTATGAGCAGAAATACAGGCTAATTTGTTGTGGGTTAAGGGTCAAAGTTTGTATTTTTAAATCGGAGTCGTTATGTATATCCCATGCAGCGAAGCCGGAACCCAATTATAACCCACATTAACTAAATTACTTATACAGATGGAAGAATCACGTCGTAAATTTTTGAAGCAGGCATCAATTGCTGCCGGTGGAATGCTGGTGAGCAACACCGCATGGAGCGCAGCCAGTTATAAACGCATAATAGGCGCTAATGACCGCGTGCGCGTAGGCGTTGTAGGCTACTCAGACCGCCATAAAGGCGCACACATGCCTTGTTTTCTGAACCATTACAAGGAACTGAATTTTGATATTGTAGCCGTATCAGACATATGGAACAAACGCCGTGAAGAAGGTGCCGCCACATGGAAACAAAAATTGGGGCATGACATTGTAGCCTGCCGTAACAACGAAGAAATGTACAGCAAAAAACTGGTTGATGCCGTATTTGTAAGCACTGCTGATTTCCAGCACGCTAATCATGCCATTGAAGCGGTAAAAGCGGGATGTGATGTTTATTGTGAGAAACCCTTCGCCGAAAGCATGGCAGACAACCGTGAGGCCCTAAAGGTGATCAAGGCATCTGATCGGATTGTGCAGATAGGCTCACAGCGTCGTAGCGGCACTAATTACCATGCTGCTAATGACTTCATTAAATCAGGCAAGTTCGGCAACATCACCATGGTGGAGCTGGCCTGGAACGTAAACCAGCCTGGCCGCTGGCGCAGACCCGATATTGTAGCCCAATTAAAAGAGGAAGACACCGACTGGAAGAGATTTTTAGGTAACCGTCCCTTTGAGAAATTTGACCCGAGGATATATTTAGAGTACCGCTTGTTCTGGCCATACTCATCAGGCTTACCGGGCCAGTGGATGAGCCACCAGATTGACACGGTACACTGGTTTACCGGCTTGAAGCATCCGCGCAGCGTAACCGCCAACGGTGGTATCTACCAATGGAAAGACGGTCGCCGTAACTGGGATACCATTACCGCGGTATTCGACTACGGTCCTGCTGACGACCTGACAAGCGGCTTCCAGGTATCATTCCAGTCGCGTATGCACAATGGTACGGAGAACCCTACAGAGATCTATTACTCAAACGGTGGCGAGTTAAATCTCGACACTAATAAGATATCGCCTAAAGGCGGCCTAACACAACGCTTTGCAGCGGCTATGGGCATGCAACCGTTCTTGCTGCCTGAGCAAACCCTTGCAAGTACGGAACGTGTTGTGGCAAGCGCCAACACCGGCGGCGATGCGCTAACATCTGCCCACGTGCGCAACTGGATGGAATGCGTACGTAGTCGTAAAACGCCAAACGCACCTGTTGAAGCAGGGTATGCGCATTCTATTGCCAACATCATGACCACCGCTGCTGCACATACAGGCGGCCGCGCAACCTTCGATGAGAAAACGCAGGAGGTAATGGTTAACGGCAAAGTATTTAAGGGTTAGTAAGAAGAATTCTGAATATCAAACGCCGAATATCGAATACTTCACTATTCGGCGTTCGATATTCAGTGTTCATTATTAAAACGTATGAATAAGTTCCTATCTACTACATTGGCGCTGGCTGCCTTTTCTTCCGTAGCCATTGCACAGCAACAGGTTAAGGTTGTACCATCTGCAAAAGACAAAAAGATTGAGGTGCTGATAGGTGGCAAGCCGTTCACCACCTTTTTGTATCCTGATACGCTGGAGAAATCGGTATTGTATCCATTGATCGCTGCTAACGGAACAAAAGTTACCCGCGGCTTTCCGCTTGAACCGCAACCCGGAGACCCTACTGACCACCCGCATCACATTGGACTATGGTTCAATTTTGAGAACTTGAACGGTCTGGATTTCTGGAATAACAGTTACGCTATTCCACCGGCTAAAAAGAACCAATATGGTTGGATACGTACCGATAAGATACTTGAAACCAAAAGCGGCACCACTGGCGTAATTGCCTACCACGCCAACTGGACCAATCAAGCCAAAGAAGTTATACTGGAAGAAACCACACGTTATGAGTTTAGTGGCAATGCCAATCAACGCATCATTGACCGGATAACCACGCTTACCGCGCAACGGGAAGCTAAATTTACAGATGCTAAAGATGGCATGTTGGGCATCCGCCTGGCCCATGCGTTGGAAATACCCAGTAAAACCGACCAAAAGTTTACTGATGATAAGGGCATAGTAACAATTGTTAAAGCCGGTACTGATAAGATACCGAATGGCAACTACTTAACCAGCGCCGGTAAATTGGGCGATGATGCCTGGAGTACCCGTGGCGAGTGGTGCAAGGTATTCGGTAAAATGGGTAACGACTCTATCAGCGTGTCCATCATCGATCATCCTAAGAATATTAACTACCCTACGTTTTGGCATGCGCGTGGCTATGGTTTATTTGCCGCAAACCCCTTAGGCGAAAAGATATTTACCAACGGCAAATCGGCTAAAAACTTAACGCTACAAAAAGGAGAATCGGTAACTTTTAAGTACAGGATTGTGATAACGAATGGCAATACTACACCAGCAGCAAAAGAGTTAAATGCGATTGCTGCGAATTTCGCTAATAAGTAAACACAAATTCTCATCCTGAACGCAGTGAAGGATCTTGTAAAAGCGGCTAACTAAGCGCTCTGTCACCCAAGATTACAAGACCCTTCGCTATCGCTCAGAATGAAAGGAAAATAAGAAAGCCTCTCCAATTAGAGAGGCTTTCCTCGTTTATGAAAATCCCAAATCGAAATTCCGAAATCCGGAATTATATATGTATCGCTCTGTTAGCAGTAGCTGCTAAACATGCTTCGCGCATAGCTTCGGTATAAGTTGGGTGAGCATGGCTCATGCGGGTAACATCCTCAGCACTTGCACGGAACTCCATAGCACAAACAGCCTCGGCAATCATATCAGCCGCACGCGGACCTATCATGTGTACGCCTAAAATCTCGTCGGTATTAGCATCAGCCAGTACTTTAACAAAACCATCCATATCTCCGCTGGCTACTGCCCTGCCGCTTGCACGGAACGGGAATGAACCTGTTTTATATTTAACACCCGCTGCTTTCAATTGCTCTTCGGTTTGGCCAACTGCCGCAACCTCAGGCCAGGTATAAACAACGCCCGGAATCAGGTTATAATTAATGTGTGGTTTTTGGCCCGCAATAGTTTCAGCAACATAAGTACCCTCGTCTTCAGCTTTGTGAGCCAGCATAGCGCCGCGCACAACATCGCCAATAGCATAAACGCCTTTTACGCTGGTTTCCATGTGGTCGTTAACAGTAATTTTTCTGCCGCGTTCTTCAACGGTAATGCCAAGCTTATCTAAACCTAATTTATCAGTATAAGCTACACGGCCAACCGCAACCAGGCAGTAATCGCCTTTCAGTTCTTTCTTTTCGCCTTGCGGAGAATCAAAAGTTACGGTTACTTCTTCGCCTTTAACGGTAGCTCCGGTTACTTTATGACCCAGGTAAAACTCCATGCCTTGTTTAGACAATACTTTTTGTAATTCTTTACCTAAAGCTTTGTCCATGGTTGGGATAATGCCATCCATAAACTCAATTACAGATACTTTGGCACCCAAACGCGCGTAAACCGAACCCAACTCCAAGCCGATAACACCGCCACCTATTAATACAAGGTGTTTAGGTATTTCGGTAAGCGTTAAAGCCTCCGTTGAAGTAATGATGCGTTTTTTGTCTATCTGGATAAAAGGAAGACTTGACGGTTTTGAACCGGTAGCGATGATTACATTCTTGCCGGTTATTTCTTTAGTGCTACCGTCAGCAGCGGTAATAATAATAGTGTTTTTATCTTTAAAAGAACCTACGCCCTGATAAGGATCAATTTTATTCTTTTTGAACAGGAAGGCAATACCGGCAGTGTTCTTTTGAACTACTTCGGTTTTACGCTTCATCATTTGAGCTATGTCAACCTTCAGATCTTTAAGGTTAATGCCATGCGTTTGAAAAGTGTGGGCTGCATTGTGGTAATGTTCAGACGAATCTAACAACGCCTTTGAAGGAATACAACCAACATTTAAACAGGTACCACCGTAGGTAGCATATTTTTCAATAACGGCAGTTTTTAAACCCAGCTGGGCGCAGCGTATAGCGGCCACGTAGCCACCCGGCCCCGAGCCGATTACGATAACATCATATTGCATAGTAGTTTGTTTTGGAGCCCAAAGGTAAGTATTTTGAACATTAGTGATTAGTTAATTGGCGATTAGTTACCATTGTTGTGCAAAATGTTACGATACTATTATACGCCTGTCAAATTATACTAAAATTGTATATTTGGTTTCATTAACTGCTTATTATGAAATTTGTTAAAATCCTCCTTGTCCTGTTAGGGCTTACTCCTGCTTTTGCCCAGGCGCAACTCATGACCACCAAGCAAAAATACACACGGGCAGATACATTGCGCGGTATGCTTACGCCGTTACGCACCTGTTATGATATTAACTATTATCACCTCGATGTTAAGTTTGATATAGCTAAAAAGTACATCAGCGGCAGCAACCAGTTTAAGTTTACAGCTACTGAAGATTTTAACAAACTGCAGTTTGACCTTTTTGATAACCTGAAAGTAGAAAAAGTAGTCTACAAAGGCACCGAAGTGCCTTTTACCCGGGAGTTCAACGCTGTTTTTGTAACCTTTCCGCAAACCATCAAAAAAGGCGCTAAAGATGAATTTACTGTTTACTATTCCGGCAACCCTATTACAGCTAAGAACGCGCCTTGGGATGGCGGCGTAGTTTATACAACAGACTCGTTAGGCAGACCATTTGTTGCCACAGCCTGCCAGGGTTTAGGTGCCAGCGTTTGGTGGCCTAACAAAGACCATCAAGCTGATGAGGTAGACAGCATGCTCATCAGCATCAGCGTTCCAAAAGGCCTAACCAATGTTTCAAACGGTCGTTTACGCAAAACAACCGACCTGAAAGATGGCTATACTAAATTTGACTGGTTTTTGGGTAGTCCAATTAATAATTATGGTGTTGCTGTCAACATTGGCAATTACGCGCACCTAACTGACAGCTACGCCGGCGAAAAAGGCAAATTAAGCATTGATTACTGGGTATTGAATTACAATGCGGTTAAAGCCAAAAAACAGTTTGATGCCAACGTTAAACCCATGCTAAAAGCCTTTGAGCACTGGTTTGGCCCCTACCCATGGTATGAAGATGGTTACAAGTTAGTTGAAACGCCATTTTTAGGTATGGAACATCAAAGCGCGGTGGCGTATGGCAACGCTTATGGAAACGGCTATCTGGGTCAGGATCTTTCAGGCACGGGCTGGGGATTAAAATGGGATTATATTGTGGTGCACGAAAGTGGGCACGAGTGGTTTGGCAATAATATCACATCAAAAGATATTGCAGACATGTGGATACATGAAAGCTTTACTGATTATTCCGAATCGCTGTTTATTGAGCAACAGTATGGCAAACAAGCCGGGCTTGAATACAACTTTGGTTTACGTAAAGGTATTGACAATGATGCGCCCATTGTTGGCCCGTACAACGTTAATAAAGAAGGTTCTGGCGATATGTATCCGAAGGGTTCGGTATTGCTGAGCATGATACGTACCATTATTAATAATGATGCCAAATGGCGCGATATTTTACGCGGATTGAACCAAACTTTTGGCCGGAAAACAGTTACTTATGAAGATATCACCGGCTACATCGCCAAACAATCAGGCATAAATTTATTGCCTGTATTTGACCAATACCTGCATTACAAAAGTTTGCCTATTTTGAATATTGAAAGCATTAACGGTAAGTTATATTGCCGTTGGATAGCCGATGCACAGGGCTTTACAATACCTGTTAAGATAAGGGTTAAAGGAGGCGAGTGGAAATTTGTAAGCCCTACTGCCAGGTTAAAGCCGCTGGAGGTTGCTGGCCTTACCAAGGATAATATAGAAGTAGATACCTTTAATTATTACATAGGTACGCTGATAGAATAAATGGCAACAACTTTGCTTTAACAAAAGAGCTCTGCACATGCAGGGCTCTTTTACTATGAAAAAGGGAGATGAAGTAACCTGGAAATGGGGCAAAGGCAAAGCCGAAGGCGAAATTGTTGAAAAGCATAACAAACCGGTAAGTAAAACAATTAAAGGCAGCAAGATTAAACGCAACGCCAGCAAAGACGAACCCGCCTATGAAATTAAGCAGGAAGATGGCGGAAAGGTAATCAAATCAGAAAGTGAGTTGAAAAAAGCCTGACACCTTATAGCGGTGGTTTAAACCATCGCTATACAAACTATCCTCGGCGGTTTCCTTTCCACATTTACCGACATTTACCCCCCGTTTACCTAAAAACCATGTGTAATGATGCCAATTAGCGCCAATTTTGATTCGTTAATCATCACTTACAACAATGGAAAAATTACTAAGCGCCCCCATTCTTATCATCTTAGTGAAGTTTATTGCGCACGTTGCACTGGCTATTGAGTTAATAGGTCATTTAGTTAAGTAATCACATCAAAAAAATATTAAAAACTATGGCCGCCTCTTGCATCGTAGTTTTTTGTGCAGCACCTTTACAATATGTTAAAACAACCCATCATCACAGTAAAAAACCTGGTAAAAAACTATGGCGATTTTAAGGCTGTGCAGGATATTAGCTTCGAGGTTTTTGAAGGCGAAATTTTTGGCTTGCTTGGCCCTAATGGTGCCGGTAAAACCACTACTCTTGAGATCATAGAAACCCTGCGCGATAAAACATCCGGAACGGTTACAGTTGATGGGTTTGATATTGACACCCAGGCCGGCGAAATTAAAAAACGCATCGGTGTACAGTTGCAGGCTGCCGGTTATTACCCAAGCCTGAACCTGAGTGAACTGATAGTTTTATTTTGCGGATTATACGGCGTAGAAAAATCAGCAGAGGAAATGCTGGCTAAAGTGGCGCTAACCGATAAGGCCAAAGCTAAATACAAAGACCTTTCCGGAGGGCAGAAGCAGCGTTTTTCAATCGCTACTACGCTGATAAACGATCCGCGCATTGTTTTTTTAGATGAGCCTACAACTGGCCTTGACCCGCAGGCGCGCCGTAACCTATGGGACCTGATCAAAGAGATACGTGATAACGGAACCACTGTGGTAATAACCACTCATTATATGGATGAAGCCGAAGTACTATGCGACCGCGTAGCGTTCGTGGACGGTGGTAAAATTATAGGCATTGACACACCCGACCAGTTTATTGATAATCTGGTAGCTACCGGCTTTGAACGCCCAAAACAGGTTAAAGCTGCTAACCTGGAAGATGTATTTATTAACCTTACCGGGAAGGAATGGCGCGGATAAGCCCCCTAGCCCCCTAAAGGGGGAACATTTATAGATTTCGGATTTCACCAATGACTATTGACTAATGACCAATGACTGATAACAACAAACCTTACAGCAATTTAAAAGCTACGCTTGCTATAGCTAAAGCGGCCTTCCGTTCCATAACCCGCAGCCCTTCGGCAGTGGTGTTTAGCCTGGCTTTTCCGCTGATATTTATATTGGTGTTTGGCTTTATCGGCGGAGGTGGTGTAAGTGTTGATGTTGGGGTCGCGCCAAATTCTGACACCTCTAACGTTATTTATAAGGCATTAGCTAAAATGCCTATTGTTAAGTTGTATACAGATCTGAAAGAAGACGATCTTAACGGCAATTTATCCAAAGGTAGTTTAGACGCAGTAATAGATATAAAAGTTCAAAATAAAGGTTGGCAAGTGACTCCCGCTATTACAGATACCAATTTGTTGAGCAAATCACCATTTGTCGTTAACGTTCAATATACCAACGCCTCTTCAAAGGGCAGCATAGTTAAATCTGTGTTAACAAATATCTTAACCGAAGTAAATACAGCCACCTATAAACGCATAACCGGCAACCCACAATTACTAACATACGCAGAAGTTAAAGAAACCACGATAAAAGGCAGAGCATACAAAACCATTGACTTTATTCTACCAGGCCAGTTAGGCTTTTCATTGTTGAGTACAGGCGTTTTTGGTACTGCCTTTGTGTTTTTGAGCTTACGCGTTACGTTGGTCATCAAACGGTTCTTTGCAACGCCAGTGCAACGTTACAGCATTGTATTAGGCGAAGCTATTGCCCGTATATCGTTCTCATTAATTGGCGCGTTGTTCATCATTTTAGTTGGACACTTTGCCTTTGGTTTTACGCTGATACATGGGGCAGTTACGGTAGTTAATATGCTGCTGCTCTCCATATTAGGCATTATTGTTTTTATGGGATTCGGTTTTGTGGTATCAAGTATTGCTAAAAATGAAAGCTCTGTACCCCCAATTGCCAATATCATTACGCTTCCGCAATTTCTTTTATCGGGTACCTTCTTTTCCATTACTGCTTTTCCAACATGGTTACAACCTATAAGCCGTGCTTTACCCTTAACTTATTTAAACGATGCACTACGCAAAGTGGCCTTTGAAGGGGCGGGATTATTTGATGTTGGGCACCAGATCTTAATTATGTTAATATGGGGCGTAGTTGTATATGGTGTAGCCGTTAAGACTTTTAAATGGGAGTAGTGTTAACATAAACTTAACACTCAACAACAAAACCTTAATATTGAGATAATATTAAGAAAATAGATTTGCACTTAAAATTTACACAAATTTAACATGGTAAAGTTTAAGTCGCAGTTAGCGCTCATCATTTTCATCATTTCGGCATGTGCATTTTCTGCAAAGGCACAAAACAACAAAACAGGTATTTTCGGTGTAGCTACAATAACCTTGCCCGGCGATAGTTTAAGCCGTTGGGGCGGTTACATTGAG
It encodes:
- the lpdA gene encoding dihydrolipoyl dehydrogenase, with protein sequence MQYDVIVIGSGPGGYVAAIRCAQLGLKTAVIEKYATYGGTCLNVGCIPSKALLDSSEHYHNAAHTFQTHGINLKDLKVDIAQMMKRKTEVVQKNTAGIAFLFKKNKIDPYQGVGSFKDKNTIIITAADGSTKEITGKNVIIATGSKPSSLPFIQIDKKRIITSTEALTLTEIPKHLVLIGGGVIGLELGSVYARLGAKVSVIEFMDGIIPTMDKALGKELQKVLSKQGMEFYLGHKVTGATVKGEEVTVTFDSPQGEKKELKGDYCLVAVGRVAYTDKLGLDKLGITVEERGRKITVNDHMETSVKGVYAIGDVVRGAMLAHKAEDEGTYVAETIAGQKPHINYNLIPGVVYTWPEVAAVGQTEEQLKAAGVKYKTGSFPFRASGRAVASGDMDGFVKVLADANTDEILGVHMIGPRAADMIAEAVCAMEFRASAEDVTRMSHAHPTYTEAMREACLAATANRAIHI
- a CDS encoding fasciclin domain-containing protein; translated protein: MRKLKLFAAALLVTAGLFSSCTKNNDNIDPNANANITALVSANANLSLLRAAVVRAGLAETLAGSGTFTVFAPDNDAFIAADLGTVEKINAMPVDQLRAVLLYHVLGQQYTAASIAAGTTEVTTVNTAKAYVVKNGSAVSINGAVVKQADIQASNGIVHIINKVIMPPSANIVAMAQGNTNLTFLVAAIVRASTGSTNVAQVLSGNGPYTVFAPTNAAFIKAGFSSIASIQTADPNTLASILTYHVIAARVLSSNLTEGAEPTTLNGAKVKITLSGGAKVKGNSNTTAANITATDMVATNGVVHLIDDVLKP
- a CDS encoding Gfo/Idh/MocA family protein; amino-acid sequence: MEESRRKFLKQASIAAGGMLVSNTAWSAASYKRIIGANDRVRVGVVGYSDRHKGAHMPCFLNHYKELNFDIVAVSDIWNKRREEGAATWKQKLGHDIVACRNNEEMYSKKLVDAVFVSTADFQHANHAIEAVKAGCDVYCEKPFAESMADNREALKVIKASDRIVQIGSQRRSGTNYHAANDFIKSGKFGNITMVELAWNVNQPGRWRRPDIVAQLKEEDTDWKRFLGNRPFEKFDPRIYLEYRLFWPYSSGLPGQWMSHQIDTVHWFTGLKHPRSVTANGGIYQWKDGRRNWDTITAVFDYGPADDLTSGFQVSFQSRMHNGTENPTEIYYSNGGELNLDTNKISPKGGLTQRFAAAMGMQPFLLPEQTLASTERVVASANTGGDALTSAHVRNWMECVRSRKTPNAPVEAGYAHSIANIMTTAAAHTGGRATFDEKTQEVMVNGKVFKG
- a CDS encoding DUF6807 domain-containing protein; amino-acid sequence: MNKFLSTTLALAAFSSVAIAQQQVKVVPSAKDKKIEVLIGGKPFTTFLYPDTLEKSVLYPLIAANGTKVTRGFPLEPQPGDPTDHPHHIGLWFNFENLNGLDFWNNSYAIPPAKKNQYGWIRTDKILETKSGTTGVIAYHANWTNQAKEVILEETTRYEFSGNANQRIIDRITTLTAQREAKFTDAKDGMLGIRLAHALEIPSKTDQKFTDDKGIVTIVKAGTDKIPNGNYLTSAGKLGDDAWSTRGEWCKVFGKMGNDSISVSIIDHPKNINYPTFWHARGYGLFAANPLGEKIFTNGKSAKNLTLQKGESVTFKYRIVITNGNTTPAAKELNAIAANFANK
- a CDS encoding TlpA disulfide reductase family protein, which gives rise to MVYILSIIYRRKALFIAAVSLLFITSTHAQTLLKKHIKITAHIKGLTNGRYYINSTSQSGIDSCNAKNGALVFNYFGEPAGLLIASTKDNGGDGKSFCSPAFWVDNSDVVITGKVEEITSMEVSGSEINVKLHQIQTLVTPLKEERTQFLVASKFTEADSIRRVITELYKTEILRNLNNVYGMILLNHLALTKLLNPSEVEHLLNMFDGKLKDSQYTRSVKGIQKNSSALGIGKLAPDFVQSDKNNKNVALSDYRGKFVLLEFWASWCGPCREENPQLVKIYKKFSKSGFEIIGVSTDVNRQTWINTIKNDNLTWPQISDLKGQGNEAAVLYNINAVPSNFLIDPDGKIIAINLLGEELSKKLSQIFPEN
- a CDS encoding S41 family peptidase; amino-acid sequence: MKYWALSIFVFLTCFSGQLQAQLHCPSYDKINSVKDARADIDFIRNSLEKEHPNLYRYISKQAFDNKIDSLKSSLKRPVTNIALRLGIASVLSSIGDGHLSIRINLSNTEVEAAKAAAINIYPIEQFKYRVLQGRLYITGASETNVVIPSGAEVLSINGIAAAKMLADFFSVIPSDGYNQTFKSQALNMGLIPDLFTQLYGLKKNILFKVKFNDTERLVEVKALPRKTPPQPIGEVTSDFKLLPNGTGYLKIGSFPRMPFDGMPGQIQSGVMGDLLSPYASVFWRLSNTRTTSLILDLRNNHGGDFIAVTNLFSYLISRPSLFAKVDNNVLNDKTKTPDERVKYGSAIPVTPQSANFRGKLFVLVNGCTFSAASLLAANLQGLGNAVIIGEETGGGRNALMGGLTKDVTTPHSGMILQLRTVQMESPVPDNTEGRGVMPDIAISYSINEYLSGVDKELERAKSEIAKQAVK